TATAGTCCTGCTCCTATTATTATTAAAAATAATATTATAATAAGAACCATACGTCTTTTTTTCATTTATATCTCCACTAATTTTAAATTATAATCTTTTTAAATGTTTTTAAATAATTTAAATAACTTTTAAATAACCTTTAAATAATTTTTAAATATTTTTAAAGCATTCATTCTCTAAATATTCATTCATCATAATTGCAGTTCCAATAGCTGGGGCAACAACACATTCTTCATCTGTTAAAAGCTCACCCATAGATTTTACTTCTAAATCTAAATTTTCAGCTGCTTTTTTAGCAAGTATATCTTTTCCAAGACCAGTAGTAACAACTAAATCTAAATTTTCTCTATTTACAACTTCCATTAATGATTTAGCTATCTGGTCAACTTGAATTTGATGAATATTATTAGAAATTTCAACAATATCATCAAAAGAAAGAATATCTAAATCAGCACATAATACTCTAGAAATTCTTCTTGCAGATTCCTCTTTAGACTTTCCAGCACCATCACAAGTATCACAAACATAATCATCAAGAGTTATCTTATCTAAAACATTGTAAACATCAGCAGTAATTGCAAAAAGCTCAGAAGCTACATTATATTTCTCACCTTTAAAAGAAATACTATCAAGAAAACTTGCTAAATTAGTTCTAAGAGTTCCAGTATATACTAACTCTTTAGTTTTTAATCTTTCAAAATCAGATCTTCCTTTAGCACATTCTTTACCATTTTTAATTGGAATAATATCAGTAGTAGTACTTCCAGTATCAATAAAAATACAATTAGGACTTATTTGAGCAGCCACCTGTGCAGTAGCTATCCAATTCGCAGCAGCTACATCGAAAGAATTAGGTTTTATCTCTTCTAAAGAAAGAACTTTTTTTGTACCTATAAATGCAATTGGAATATTTTTTGATGAATTTTCATTAAAAATCTCTTTTGATTTATTAGCTATATCCAAAACACCGTCTTT
This genomic interval from Methanobrevibacter arboriphilus JCM 13429 = DSM 1125 contains the following:
- a CDS encoding hydantoinase/oxoprolinase family protein gives rise to the protein MKIAGFDIGGANTDLAIVDFEKRNEIIDISCDFKYLPMWSNNDDLGNTLFELIQNISDIGSIDGIGISMTAELVDAYETKKDGVLDIANKSKEIFNENSSKNIPIAFIGTKKVLSLEEIKPNSFDVAAANWIATAQVAAQISPNCIFIDTGSTTTDIIPIKNGKECAKGRSDFERLKTKELVYTGTLRTNLASFLDSISFKGEKYNVASELFAITADVYNVLDKITLDDYVCDTCDGAGKSKEESARRISRVLCADLDILSFDDIVEISNNIHQIQVDQIAKSLMEVVNRENLDLVVTTGLGKDILAKKAAENLDLEVKSMGELLTDEECVVAPAIGTAIMMNEYLENECFKNI